One Paenibacillus sp. FSL H7-0737 DNA segment encodes these proteins:
- a CDS encoding helix-turn-helix transcriptional regulator yields the protein MKKQWYLPTPAFSKYVCYPEFLGHYSHFPQHTERRSEGFLGSYNLHLIFGGEGYVFHEGERIPMSRGRGFLYPKGAYQQYGSDPGEPWDVRWVHFSTEIVLPLLEEVDQSRAYLFTFDLEAKLDELFEEMYLLSASYVTRSEPRLSALLYELLVKLLQNSEPLHGSVPHEVRQSIRSAADIIHVECARPWSLESMARLTGYSSYHFLRLFRMVMGKTPNRYLTDCRLARAKLLLVSTGLSIAQVATQSGFAQSSYFIKVFRSFEGMSPVKYRQAFGS from the coding sequence ATGAAGAAACAATGGTATTTGCCGACACCAGCTTTTTCAAAATATGTCTGTTATCCTGAATTTCTTGGACATTACAGTCACTTTCCACAGCATACTGAGAGAAGAAGTGAAGGGTTTCTGGGAAGCTATAACCTGCATTTAATCTTCGGTGGGGAGGGTTATGTATTCCATGAGGGCGAACGTATTCCGATGAGCAGAGGACGAGGGTTTCTTTACCCTAAAGGGGCTTATCAGCAGTACGGCTCAGACCCTGGGGAGCCTTGGGATGTTCGTTGGGTTCATTTTAGCACTGAAATTGTACTCCCCTTATTAGAAGAAGTGGACCAGTCTCGTGCATACCTGTTCACTTTTGACTTAGAGGCCAAGCTGGACGAGCTGTTCGAGGAAATGTACTTGCTGAGCGCTTCCTATGTAACACGCAGTGAGCCAAGGCTATCCGCGCTTCTGTATGAGCTTCTAGTGAAATTGCTACAGAATTCCGAACCGCTTCACGGCTCAGTACCGCACGAGGTCAGGCAGTCTATCCGCAGTGCCGCAGATATCATTCATGTCGAATGTGCACGACCTTGGTCACTGGAGTCGATGGCAAGACTAACCGGGTATAGCAGCTATCATTTTCTACGGCTGTTCCGAATGGTTATGGGCAAAACACCAAACCGTTATTTAACGGATTGTCGACTGGCCAGAGCCAAGCTTCTACTGGTTTCTACTGGACTCTCCATTGCTCAGGTTGCGACTCAGTCCGGTTTTGCCCAGTCCAGCTATTTCATTAAAGTATTCAGATCGTTCGAGGGGATGTCTCCCGTAAAGTACCGTCAGGCTTTTGGATCATAA
- a CDS encoding phosphotransferase enzyme family protein, whose amino-acid sequence MIIEAEKVLLHYSFIDPIIEFIRHNENITFKVTDKTDNKNYLLRIHKPISEGFSGLQHTRDGLQAEMFFLREIDQKNILKVQRPVLNQKGELVTEYSSEQFGTSLATLLEWIEGSTLTQDEDNIEQIVYRLGRNLASLHEFSRTLMPLELHRPVYNVTKIDETLIELGEGTDKGALNQEDYEVISSVLLVVKEQLAELDARDNSWGFIHADFQLGNVVVSEQNPILIDYCLFGYGYYLFDLGSASSMLKSELRKTLLEGYASKSSFSLDEIRYIEGQIFMDIFISYVFFIHDPERNGWIKLHASKICSTLCRDFLEGKEVYYSF is encoded by the coding sequence ATGATCATTGAAGCTGAGAAAGTATTGCTGCATTATTCGTTCATCGATCCCATCATTGAATTCATTAGACATAATGAGAATATTACATTTAAAGTGACCGACAAAACGGATAACAAGAATTATTTGTTACGTATACATAAACCAATATCTGAAGGGTTCTCAGGCTTACAACATACCCGAGATGGATTACAGGCAGAAATGTTTTTTCTGCGAGAAATCGATCAGAAGAACATACTAAAAGTTCAAAGACCTGTTCTAAATCAAAAAGGGGAACTGGTTACTGAATATAGTTCGGAGCAATTTGGTACTAGTTTGGCCACTCTTTTAGAATGGATCGAAGGCTCGACGCTAACCCAAGATGAAGATAACATTGAACAGATTGTTTATAGATTAGGTAGAAATCTTGCTAGTTTACATGAATTCTCACGAACGCTAATGCCCTTGGAGTTACATAGACCTGTATACAATGTCACAAAGATTGATGAAACTTTAATAGAACTTGGAGAGGGAACAGACAAAGGAGCCCTTAATCAGGAGGATTACGAAGTTATTAGTAGCGTTCTACTCGTAGTAAAAGAACAATTAGCAGAGCTAGACGCTAGGGACAACTCATGGGGATTCATTCATGCTGATTTTCAACTGGGCAATGTCGTTGTGTCAGAACAAAATCCTATCTTAATAGATTATTGTTTATTTGGTTATGGTTACTACCTGTTTGATTTGGGCTCTGCATCTTCCATGTTGAAAAGTGAGCTGCGCAAAACGCTTTTGGAGGGTTATGCTTCTAAATCAAGCTTTTCGCTTGATGAGATTCGGTACATTGAAGGACAAATATTTATGGATATTTTTATTAGTTACGTATTTTTTATTCATGACCCTGAGAGGAACGGTTGGATAAAATTGCACGCCTCCAAAATATGCAGTACGTTATGTCGGGATTTTCTTGAGGGGAAAGAGGTATATTATTCGTTTTAA
- a CDS encoding beta-galactosidase, translating into MKKPVATEKFELGVCYYPEHWPESMWEDDYRRMRELGFTIIRIGEFAWSIFEPTEGEFQFGLFDRAIDLAHKHGLQVVLGTPTATPPAWLTHKYPEVLNVTYEGVTLQHGMRRHYNYSSPKYRELCARITEQMAEHYGNHPGVVGWQIDNELNCEISEFYSESDHKAFREWLQQKYVTLERLNEAWGAVFWNQSYSDWSQVYLPRPTPSPKQPNPHQALDEKRFISDNTISFAKNQADIIRKLAPKQWVTTNGLFGHLDSHELTDELLDFFSYDSYPQFSTIFYDPNERNPLNDRGWGLSLSVVRSISPNFCIMEQQSGPGGWVNRMDMPSPKPGQMRLWTYQSIAHGADMVLYFRWRTATMGNEIYWHGINDYHNQPNRRVREAGQIGQELAGAGQALIGTRNQANVAIVRDYANEWDGEYDVWHGPFMWKSNKEWYKALQRKHIPNDVIYLRKKTTLDELARYDVLIYPHPAIMTDETASLLDEYVQQGGKLIFGCRTGYKDERGQCYMRPFPGAARDLCGITVEEFTMVKGSRQPTTISWSGAAEGVTGADDFNDILRIEDDSVEVMAVYASDYYAGKPAVTRNRRGKGEVWYYGAVFNEQAASIIIDQVSLKSPVDWLVLPEDVELQVRNGTSSSYTFLLNYSEAPVAIHLHETKMDLLSGTTLSGEVTMEGFGVLILH; encoded by the coding sequence ATGAAGAAACCTGTCGCAACAGAAAAATTCGAGCTTGGCGTCTGTTATTATCCGGAACACTGGCCGGAAAGCATGTGGGAGGACGATTATCGCCGGATGAGGGAACTAGGCTTTACAATCATTCGGATTGGGGAGTTTGCTTGGTCTATTTTTGAACCTACTGAGGGTGAGTTTCAGTTCGGGCTCTTTGATCGGGCGATTGATTTAGCTCATAAACATGGTCTTCAGGTTGTGCTCGGTACGCCGACGGCAACACCTCCAGCTTGGCTGACCCATAAGTATCCAGAAGTATTAAACGTGACGTATGAAGGTGTTACCCTACAGCATGGCATGCGCCGTCATTATAATTACAGTAGCCCCAAATACCGTGAGCTGTGTGCTCGGATTACGGAACAGATGGCTGAACATTATGGCAATCATCCAGGTGTGGTCGGTTGGCAAATTGATAATGAGCTCAACTGCGAGATCAGTGAATTTTATTCAGAGAGTGACCATAAGGCTTTCCGGGAATGGCTGCAGCAGAAATATGTCACGCTTGAGCGGCTAAACGAGGCTTGGGGGGCTGTTTTTTGGAATCAGAGTTATAGTGATTGGTCTCAGGTGTATCTTCCGCGTCCTACCCCGTCACCCAAGCAGCCCAATCCCCATCAGGCTTTGGATGAAAAGCGGTTTATATCGGACAATACGATTTCTTTTGCCAAAAACCAAGCGGACATCATCCGTAAACTTGCCCCTAAGCAGTGGGTAACAACGAACGGTCTGTTCGGGCATCTCGACAGCCATGAATTGACGGATGAATTACTGGATTTCTTCAGCTATGATTCCTATCCGCAGTTCTCGACTATTTTTTATGATCCGAATGAGCGGAATCCGCTGAATGACAGAGGCTGGGGACTTTCATTATCTGTTGTCCGTTCTATTTCCCCTAATTTCTGTATTATGGAGCAGCAGTCGGGACCGGGTGGCTGGGTGAACCGGATGGATATGCCATCTCCGAAGCCGGGACAGATGCGGTTATGGACCTATCAATCGATCGCTCATGGCGCAGATATGGTGCTGTATTTCCGCTGGCGGACAGCCACGATGGGCAATGAAATTTATTGGCATGGCATTAACGACTACCATAACCAGCCGAACCGAAGAGTACGGGAAGCGGGACAGATCGGTCAAGAGCTGGCGGGGGCAGGGCAAGCACTTATCGGCACCCGTAATCAGGCTAACGTTGCTATTGTTCGTGATTATGCTAATGAGTGGGATGGAGAGTATGATGTGTGGCATGGTCCATTTATGTGGAAGAGCAATAAGGAGTGGTACAAGGCACTCCAGCGGAAGCATATCCCGAATGACGTAATCTATTTACGCAAAAAAACAACGCTGGATGAGCTCGCACGGTATGACGTGCTTATCTATCCTCACCCGGCAATTATGACAGATGAGACAGCGTCGCTTCTGGATGAATACGTTCAGCAAGGTGGAAAACTGATCTTCGGATGCAGAACCGGCTATAAGGATGAACGCGGCCAATGTTATATGCGTCCTTTCCCAGGTGCTGCTAGAGATCTATGCGGGATCACAGTCGAAGAATTCACAATGGTTAAAGGTAGTCGTCAGCCAACGACGATTAGCTGGTCGGGTGCGGCAGAAGGGGTTACTGGGGCAGATGATTTTAATGATATTCTCCGGATTGAGGATGATTCGGTCGAAGTCATGGCGGTCTATGCCTCGGACTATTATGCGGGAAAACCGGCGGTTACAAGAAATCGTCGCGGCAAAGGCGAGGTTTGGTATTACGGAGCAGTCTTTAATGAACAAGCAGCGTCCATAATCATAGATCAAGTCAGCCTGAAGTCGCCAGTAGATTGGCTGGTGCTCCCTGAAGATGTAGAGCTGCAAGTTCGTAACGGGACTTCTTCCAGTTATACTTTTTTGCTTAATTATAGTGAAGCTCCTGTCGCGATCCATCTTCATGAGACCAAAATGGATTTACTGAGCGGGACAACGTTATCGGGTGAGGTTACTATGGAAGGCTTTGGTGTATTGATATTACATTAA
- a CDS encoding GNAT family N-acetyltransferase: MEVKIMLTTELHTERLHLRKMKVSDSPSLFKIWSDPEVTKFMNIDSFTDENQAKDMIKLLDEFSLDNKAIRFSIIEMESNEIIGSCGFNSLDFENEKAEIGYDIARAFWGRGYASEAISALLDYAFSTLKLNRIEGKVEPENVNSVKVLQKLNFMFEGTLRRYERVNGKFIDLNMYSKLITD, translated from the coding sequence ATGGAGGTAAAAATAATGTTAACTACAGAGTTACACACAGAACGATTACATTTAAGAAAAATGAAGGTATCGGATTCGCCAAGTTTGTTTAAAATTTGGTCTGATCCAGAGGTTACCAAGTTCATGAATATTGATAGTTTTACTGATGAAAATCAGGCAAAAGATATGATAAAACTTCTTGATGAATTTTCTCTAGATAACAAAGCTATTCGTTTCTCTATCATTGAAATGGAATCCAATGAAATCATAGGTTCTTGTGGTTTTAATTCCTTAGACTTTGAAAATGAGAAAGCGGAGATTGGATATGACATTGCTAGAGCATTTTGGGGAAGAGGCTATGCTTCAGAAGCTATAAGTGCTTTGTTAGATTACGCATTCTCAACTTTGAAGCTGAATCGAATCGAAGGAAAAGTGGAACCCGAAAACGTGAATTCAGTAAAAGTCTTGCAAAAGCTGAACTTTATGTTTGAGGGAACCTTAAGAAGGTATGAAAGAGTAAACGGAAAGTTTATAGATCTCAATATGTATTCAAAATTAATAACAGATTGA
- a CDS encoding beta-mannosidase, with translation MKHLEMNLAKWEFRSCGDEEWLPATVPGTVHTDLLKNGKIEDPFYGTNEHNLQWIDKKDWEYQTTLQLGEEWLELTCTELIFEGLDTYADVYVNNVHVLAADNMFLAWRVDVKDQLKIGENHILVRFRSVVKEDLPKLEKLGYALPAPNDQSELGGLEEQRISVFARKAPYHYGWDWGPRFLTSGIWRKAALKGRDSVQIIDLYIRQNVITKEEAQLTAIIEVDAPAAWEGMLRMSADALESMQAVSLKSGKQQIEMDIVVDQPQLWWCRGLGEPHLYTFQADLVKGKEVEVSKSVRTGLRSIQLIRERDAKGTSFSFVLNGVSVFAKGANHIPNDSFITEVTEERYRHEIATAAESNMNMLRVWGGGFYEEEIFYKLCDEYGLLVWQDFMFACSMYPGDDAFLANVKKEAEYNVKRLRNHPCIALWCGNNEIDSAWSQFEENMGWGWKEKLSAEQRATMWADYEEIFHRILPEAVAAFHPGVDYWPSSPMRNLTGDMNQHTTRIVGDGDVHYWGVWHGIEPFENYNTKVGRFMSEYGFQSFPELKTVMSYAEEQDLELTSEVMLAHQKNGRGNLLIKEYMDMYLPQPKDFKAFLYMSQILQAEAIRIAIESHRRNKPYCMGTLYWQMNDCWPVASWAGMDYNGRWKALQYTVRSSFQDVLLSIDGTDRERIDVHVVSDLRTAVTADLGFKLYQFNGSVLREWTHPVELGADSAAIVFSSPVTELLEGHGSNDVLLEISLQANGEMIDRKVHYFIPEKEIRLQRSVINIMEIPDSGGLSFTVTSDVLARGVYLTSEDEGIFSDNYFDLLPGQPKTITFSERGNDGRDWIPGAPKGLKVQSMVDFVSEDLL, from the coding sequence ATGAAACATCTAGAGATGAATCTTGCGAAGTGGGAATTTAGAAGCTGTGGTGACGAGGAGTGGCTTCCGGCTACTGTGCCAGGCACGGTCCATACGGATTTACTGAAGAACGGAAAGATTGAAGATCCCTTCTATGGAACAAATGAACATAACCTACAATGGATTGATAAGAAGGATTGGGAATATCAAACCACTTTGCAGCTTGGTGAAGAGTGGTTGGAGCTTACTTGCACAGAACTGATTTTTGAAGGTCTTGATACATATGCTGACGTGTATGTGAATAATGTACATGTGCTCGCTGCAGACAATATGTTTTTGGCGTGGAGAGTGGATGTTAAAGATCAGTTGAAGATTGGTGAAAACCATATACTAGTGAGATTCCGCTCTGTAGTTAAAGAGGATCTACCTAAGCTAGAGAAGCTGGGGTATGCGTTACCTGCACCGAATGATCAATCCGAGCTTGGGGGACTAGAGGAACAGCGGATTAGTGTTTTTGCCCGCAAAGCACCTTATCATTACGGCTGGGATTGGGGTCCGCGTTTCTTGACTAGTGGAATATGGCGTAAAGCGGCCCTTAAGGGACGTGATTCAGTTCAAATCATAGATCTCTATATCCGCCAAAATGTGATCACAAAGGAAGAGGCTCAATTAACCGCAATTATTGAAGTAGATGCTCCTGCGGCATGGGAGGGAATGCTGCGAATGAGTGCTGATGCTTTAGAGTCGATGCAAGCGGTTTCCTTAAAGAGTGGCAAGCAACAAATAGAGATGGATATCGTGGTAGATCAGCCGCAGCTCTGGTGGTGTAGAGGGCTGGGCGAGCCACATTTATATACATTCCAAGCGGATTTGGTGAAAGGTAAGGAAGTTGAAGTTAGCAAAAGTGTAAGAACCGGTCTCCGCAGCATTCAATTGATTCGGGAGCGTGATGCGAAAGGGACTTCATTTTCTTTTGTACTGAATGGTGTGTCGGTCTTCGCCAAAGGTGCCAATCATATTCCGAATGATAGCTTCATCACAGAAGTAACTGAGGAACGGTATCGGCATGAAATTGCCACGGCCGCAGAATCAAACATGAATATGCTGCGAGTGTGGGGTGGCGGTTTTTATGAAGAGGAGATATTTTACAAGCTCTGTGATGAATACGGGCTGTTGGTCTGGCAGGACTTCATGTTCGCTTGCAGCATGTATCCGGGAGATGATGCGTTTCTTGCGAATGTGAAGAAAGAAGCTGAGTATAACGTCAAAAGATTGCGCAATCATCCCTGCATCGCCCTATGGTGTGGCAATAACGAGATTGATTCGGCCTGGTCACAGTTCGAGGAAAATATGGGCTGGGGCTGGAAAGAAAAACTCAGCGCGGAGCAAAGAGCTACAATGTGGGCTGATTATGAGGAAATATTCCACCGGATTCTACCGGAGGCTGTAGCCGCGTTCCATCCAGGTGTGGACTATTGGCCGTCTTCACCGATGCGGAATTTGACTGGAGATATGAATCAACACACGACGCGGATTGTGGGCGATGGGGATGTGCATTACTGGGGCGTGTGGCACGGGATTGAGCCTTTTGAGAATTATAATACCAAGGTTGGCCGCTTTATGAGTGAATACGGATTCCAGTCGTTCCCGGAACTAAAGACCGTAATGAGCTATGCTGAAGAGCAGGATTTGGAGCTTACCTCAGAGGTGATGCTGGCGCATCAGAAGAATGGACGCGGAAATCTGCTGATCAAGGAATACATGGATATGTATCTGCCGCAGCCGAAGGATTTTAAAGCATTTCTGTATATGAGTCAAATTCTGCAGGCCGAAGCGATTCGAATCGCGATTGAAAGTCACAGAAGAAATAAACCTTACTGTATGGGCACTTTATACTGGCAAATGAATGATTGCTGGCCGGTCGCCTCTTGGGCGGGGATGGATTACAACGGACGCTGGAAAGCATTGCAATATACCGTGCGCTCAAGCTTTCAAGATGTTCTGTTGTCTATTGACGGTACAGACCGTGAGCGGATTGACGTTCATGTCGTATCTGATTTAAGAACAGCAGTCACCGCTGATTTGGGGTTTAAATTGTATCAGTTTAACGGTTCGGTACTGCGAGAGTGGACACATCCCGTTGAGCTGGGAGCTGATTCTGCGGCTATCGTATTCTCGTCTCCAGTGACGGAACTGTTAGAAGGTCATGGATCGAACGATGTATTGCTTGAGATCAGCTTGCAGGCTAATGGCGAGATGATAGATCGTAAGGTGCACTATTTTATCCCGGAAAAAGAAATTCGGTTGCAGCGTTCAGTAATTAACATAATGGAAATTCCAGATAGCGGAGGTCTAAGCTTCACTGTGACAAGCGATGTATTAGCTAGAGGCGTATACCTGACCTCAGAAGATGAAGGAATATTCTCTGACAATTACTTTGATCTTCTCCCAGGCCAGCCCAAGACGATAACGTTCTCGGAACGCGGGAACGATGGAAGGGACTGGATTCCAGGCGCTCCTAAGGGATTGAAGGTTCAATCGATGGTTGATTTTGTGAGCGAAGATTTACTGTAA
- a CDS encoding CYTH domain-containing protein, protein MALEIERKFLLPEFPEQLIQEGELKIVTRHNIDQTYLAIDGGQELRVRKITDLDSGEVTYTHTFKDGKGIKREEIEYFISEGLYNQMIEAVNVVALVKERITAVWNGTTVEIDVYSQLKLSVLEVEFESLEEAESFKAPEWFGKDVSTERQYSNKTVWKELQNKTKN, encoded by the coding sequence ATGGCTTTGGAGATCGAACGCAAGTTTCTGCTGCCGGAATTTCCGGAGCAACTTATTCAAGAAGGCGAATTGAAGATTGTGACCCGGCATAATATCGATCAGACCTATCTGGCGATAGACGGCGGACAAGAGCTGCGTGTGCGTAAAATTACGGATCTGGACTCAGGTGAGGTAACGTATACACACACGTTTAAGGATGGCAAAGGGATCAAGCGCGAAGAGATCGAATATTTTATCTCAGAGGGTTTATATAATCAGATGATTGAGGCGGTTAATGTGGTAGCCTTGGTCAAAGAGCGGATTACGGCGGTGTGGAATGGCACAACGGTTGAGATCGACGTCTATTCTCAGTTGAAATTGTCCGTTCTGGAGGTTGAATTTGAATCTTTGGAGGAAGCGGAAAGCTTCAAGGCGCCGGAATGGTTCGGCAAGGATGTCAGCACGGAACGGCAGTACAGCAACAAAACCGTCTGGAAAGAGCTGCAAAATAAGACAAAGAATTAA
- a CDS encoding phosphotransferase, translated as METILTEEMILDDLLKTFHRLFGLNVIETTSIKRGWLNLKWKVTTDAGELLLKQYNKERYKLYKSEEILLALSQQIRLYDQDLACPKVLSQNESILLESDNGERFLVMEYCQGKLISPGKINVHQIYDLGRATGKMHRLLNDGTLGIKNSPQFIPPSREERLAHWNSVWEKTKGLGKPQLLADIETQLKATEEMNIELLGLLQTGWAHRDLWVDNLLFNDNGLSAILDFDRLKYDYPQLDVARAVMSCALDDNLDVSLASAFMEGYSEERDVVEGYLTHSLQLLWYMESTWWINANMDQHSVPPARFAKEMIWLAENQKNMSALLGNL; from the coding sequence ATGGAGACAATATTAACAGAGGAAATGATCTTGGATGACCTACTAAAAACATTTCATCGTTTATTCGGTTTGAATGTAATTGAAACTACTTCGATAAAACGAGGCTGGTTAAACTTAAAGTGGAAAGTTACGACGGATGCAGGGGAATTGTTACTTAAACAATACAACAAAGAAAGATATAAATTATATAAGTCAGAGGAGATATTGTTAGCACTCTCTCAACAGATTAGATTGTATGACCAAGATCTAGCGTGCCCCAAAGTGTTATCACAGAATGAAAGTATTTTGCTTGAATCTGATAATGGAGAACGCTTCCTGGTGATGGAGTATTGCCAGGGAAAACTAATTTCACCAGGTAAAATCAATGTCCATCAAATATATGATTTAGGTCGAGCAACAGGAAAAATGCATCGATTGTTAAATGACGGGACACTTGGCATTAAAAATAGTCCGCAATTTATTCCTCCAAGTCGTGAGGAGCGTTTAGCACATTGGAACTCCGTTTGGGAAAAGACTAAGGGACTTGGTAAACCTCAGCTGCTTGCTGATATAGAAACTCAACTTAAAGCAACTGAAGAAATGAATATAGAACTACTCGGATTACTTCAAACAGGATGGGCACATCGTGACCTTTGGGTAGATAATCTTTTATTTAATGATAACGGATTATCTGCAATTCTAGATTTTGATCGACTAAAATATGACTATCCGCAGCTTGATGTAGCTCGTGCTGTGATGTCATGTGCCTTAGATGATAATTTAGATGTCTCCCTGGCTTCGGCGTTTATGGAAGGGTACAGTGAGGAACGCGACGTGGTAGAGGGCTATTTAACACATTCATTACAGTTGTTGTGGTATATGGAAAGCACATGGTGGATTAATGCTAACATGGATCAACATAGTGTACCGCCAGCTCGCTTTGCGAAGGAAATGATTTGGCTTGCAGAAAATCAAAAAAATATGTCCGCTTTGTTAGGAAATCTTTAG
- the thrC gene encoding threonine synthase — translation MKYISTRGNVEPKGFIDTVLMGLADDGGLMVPSEIPVVSAATLEEWRSLSYQELFLKIFAYYTNDEIPLEDLQEMVNTSYGNFRTPEVTPIHQVNDSLYVLELFHGPTFAFKDVALQFMGELYSYISKKQNKIIHILGATSGDTGAAAIQGVRGKEGIKICILHPHGKVSKVQELQMTTVDDSNVLNLSVHGNFDDCQKVIKDLFADLDFKSRYHLRAINSINFVRILAQTVYYFYAYLHVDGSSEKKINISVPSGNFGNIFSGYLAKQMGLPINKLIIATNENNILERFVNTGEYKPGSFTSTYSPSMDIQVASNFERYLYYLVGEDSEKLSAYMSKLQTEGKITVEGEALQQVQKDFAALGVKNDQCLNTIAKYQKEYSYLLDPHTACGIAAYEAFNGSDEIGITFATAHPAKFDEAITLIDIKQEFPAQIKALFEMPQHQTVVDHDKDEIVRQLQAFYK, via the coding sequence ATGAAGTATATAAGCACAAGAGGCAATGTGGAACCTAAAGGCTTTATCGATACGGTGTTGATGGGACTTGCCGATGACGGCGGATTGATGGTTCCTTCCGAGATTCCTGTCGTTTCAGCAGCTACTTTAGAAGAGTGGAGAAGTCTTAGCTACCAGGAATTGTTCCTGAAGATTTTCGCCTATTACACTAATGATGAGATTCCTTTAGAAGATTTGCAGGAAATGGTCAATACTAGTTATGGCAATTTCCGCACGCCGGAAGTAACGCCTATTCACCAAGTGAATGATTCCCTGTATGTACTGGAATTGTTCCATGGCCCTACTTTTGCCTTCAAAGATGTAGCACTGCAGTTTATGGGTGAGCTGTACTCGTATATTTCCAAAAAGCAGAACAAGATCATCCACATCCTCGGAGCAACCTCGGGGGATACTGGGGCGGCTGCGATTCAGGGTGTCCGCGGTAAAGAAGGAATCAAGATCTGTATTCTTCATCCGCATGGTAAGGTTAGTAAAGTGCAGGAGCTGCAGATGACTACGGTTGATGACAGCAATGTACTGAACCTGTCTGTTCATGGTAACTTTGATGATTGCCAAAAGGTGATTAAGGATCTGTTCGCAGATCTCGACTTTAAGAGTCGCTATCATCTGCGTGCGATCAACTCCATTAACTTTGTACGTATTCTGGCGCAGACTGTCTATTATTTCTATGCGTATCTGCATGTCGATGGCAGCAGCGAGAAGAAGATTAACATCAGCGTGCCTTCCGGCAACTTCGGTAATATTTTCTCCGGATATTTGGCGAAGCAAATGGGATTACCAATTAACAAACTGATTATTGCTACGAATGAAAATAACATCTTGGAGCGTTTCGTGAACACGGGTGAATACAAACCGGGCAGCTTCACAAGCACATACAGTCCTTCGATGGATATCCAAGTGGCGAGCAATTTTGAGCGTTATCTATATTATTTGGTAGGCGAGGATTCCGAGAAACTATCCGCGTATATGTCCAAGCTGCAAACCGAGGGCAAGATTACGGTTGAAGGCGAGGCGCTTCAGCAGGTGCAGAAGGATTTTGCAGCGCTTGGCGTGAAGAATGATCAATGCTTGAATACGATTGCTAAGTATCAAAAAGAATATAGCTACCTACTTGATCCGCATACTGCATGTGGAATCGCAGCTTACGAAGCTTTTAATGGCTCGGATGAGATTGGGATTACCTTCGCGACCGCACATCCAGCTAAGTTTGATGAGGCGATTACTCTGATTGACATTAAGCAGGAATTCCCGGCACAAATTAAAGCGTTGTTTGAAATGCCACAACACCAAACCGTAGTGGATCATGACAAGGATGAAATTGTGCGTCAATTGCAGGCTTTTTATAAATAA
- a CDS encoding alpha/beta fold hydrolase, whose translation MRVKIKEGITTKVGTRTSKILNILLKVVGAIIIAIVLFLAIVYTVNLISNKSEQNKIEPYGQLVPVDGKNMNVYIQGKGEETVVLLPGYGTAAPALDFKALIDELSPFYKVVMIEPFGYGLSDLTKKERSTENIVSEIHEALQALNIDRYILMGHSISGIYGLDYVNKYENEVSAFVGLDSSVPSISERKIEASELRTINLLKKSGLIRLQMKFSADPIAELPFDDKTKEQMRLINRKNIFNPTQLNEAGSMYSNFKTAESLTFPKNLPVIFFVQANQPATDRWIPEHEKQVKDSVHGKVLTFEEGHYLYRTKAKEIVENFRVFMEEAK comes from the coding sequence ATACGAGTGAAAATAAAAGAGGGAATAACAACAAAGGTGGGCACGAGAACAAGTAAAATACTAAACATACTACTTAAAGTAGTAGGAGCAATAATCATCGCAATCGTGCTTTTTCTCGCCATCGTATATACAGTTAATTTGATCAGCAATAAATCGGAACAAAATAAAATAGAACCCTATGGTCAGTTAGTACCCGTAGATGGGAAAAACATGAATGTTTATATTCAAGGAAAAGGTGAAGAAACAGTCGTGCTACTACCGGGTTATGGCACAGCAGCGCCAGCTCTTGATTTTAAAGCATTAATAGATGAACTGTCGCCGTTTTACAAAGTTGTCATGATTGAGCCTTTTGGGTATGGATTAAGTGATCTGACCAAAAAGGAGCGCAGCACGGAGAATATTGTAAGTGAAATTCATGAAGCTTTACAGGCTCTTAATATTGACCGTTATATTCTAATGGGCCACTCTATTTCAGGCATATATGGACTAGATTATGTTAACAAGTATGAAAATGAAGTGAGTGCATTTGTCGGGCTTGATAGTAGTGTTCCATCGATAAGCGAGAGGAAGATCGAAGCTTCGGAATTAAGAACTATAAATCTGCTCAAAAAATCAGGTTTAATCAGATTGCAAATGAAATTTAGTGCTGACCCAATTGCTGAACTACCATTTGATGATAAAACAAAAGAACAAATGAGACTGATCAATCGCAAAAACATATTTAATCCAACCCAATTAAATGAAGCCGGAAGTATGTATTCTAATTTTAAAACAGCTGAAAGTTTAACCTTCCCCAAAAATCTTCCTGTAATTTTCTTTGTGCAAGCGAATCAACCAGCAACGGATAGATGGATACCAGAGCATGAAAAGCAAGTAAAAGACTCTGTACATGGAAAAGTGCTGACATTTGAAGAAGGACATTATTTATATCGTACTAAAGCAAAAGAGATCGTAGAAAACTTCAGAGTATTTATGGAAGAAGCTAAGTAA